The Streptomyces sp. NBC_00670 genome window below encodes:
- the coaBC gene encoding bifunctional phosphopantothenoylcysteine decarboxylase/phosphopantothenate--cysteine ligase CoaBC, with amino-acid sequence MSKPKVVLGVSGGIAAYKACELLRRLTESGHDVRVVPTASALHFVGAATWSALSGNPVSTEVWDDVHEVPHVRIGQAADLVVVAPATADTLARAAHGLADDLLTNTLLTARCPVVFAPAMHTEMWEHPATRENVATLRRRGAVVIEPAVGRLTGVDTGKGRLPDPAEIFEVCRRVLARGAAEPDLAGRHIVVSAGGTREPLDPVRFLGNRSSGKQGYALARTAAARGARVTLIAANAALPDPAGVDVVPVGTAVQLREAVLKAAADADAVVMAAAVADFRPATYAAGKIKKKDGQEPEPVALVRNPDVLAEISADRARPGQVIVGFAAETDDVLANGRAKLARKGCDLLVVNEVGEHRTFGAEENEAVVLGADGSETPVPHGPKEALADTVWDLVATRLT; translated from the coding sequence GTGAGCAAGCCCAAGGTCGTCCTGGGGGTCAGTGGCGGTATCGCCGCCTACAAGGCGTGCGAGCTGCTGCGCCGGCTGACCGAGTCCGGCCATGACGTCCGTGTCGTCCCCACCGCCTCCGCGCTGCACTTCGTCGGCGCCGCCACCTGGTCCGCGCTCTCCGGCAACCCGGTCTCCACCGAGGTCTGGGACGACGTCCACGAGGTGCCGCACGTGCGCATCGGCCAGGCCGCCGACCTCGTCGTGGTCGCCCCGGCCACCGCCGACACGCTGGCCAGGGCGGCCCACGGCCTCGCCGACGACCTGCTGACCAACACCCTGCTCACCGCCCGCTGCCCGGTCGTCTTCGCCCCCGCGATGCACACCGAGATGTGGGAGCACCCCGCCACCCGGGAGAACGTGGCGACGCTGCGCCGCCGGGGCGCCGTCGTGATCGAGCCCGCCGTCGGCCGGCTCACCGGCGTCGACACCGGCAAGGGCCGGCTGCCCGACCCGGCCGAGATCTTCGAGGTGTGCCGCCGCGTCCTGGCCCGGGGGGCGGCCGAACCCGACCTGGCGGGGCGGCACATCGTGGTCAGCGCCGGCGGCACCCGGGAACCGCTCGACCCGGTCCGCTTCCTCGGCAACCGCTCCTCCGGCAAGCAGGGCTACGCCCTGGCCCGCACCGCCGCCGCGCGGGGCGCCCGGGTCACGCTGATCGCCGCCAACGCCGCGCTGCCCGACCCCGCGGGCGTCGACGTCGTCCCGGTGGGCACGGCGGTCCAGCTGCGCGAGGCCGTGCTCAAGGCGGCCGCCGACGCCGACGCCGTCGTCATGGCCGCCGCGGTCGCCGACTTCCGCCCCGCCACCTACGCCGCCGGCAAGATCAAGAAGAAGGACGGCCAGGAGCCCGAACCGGTCGCGCTGGTGCGCAATCCGGACGTTCTCGCGGAGATATCGGCCGACCGGGCGCGGCCCGGGCAGGTGATCGTGGGCTTCGCCGCCGAGACGGACGACGTCCTCGCCAACGGCCGCGCCAAGCTGGCGCGCAAGGGCTGCGACCTGCTCGTCGTCAACGAGGTGGGGGAGCACCGCACCTTCGGCGCCGAGGAGAACGAGGCGGTGGTCCTGGGCGCCGACGGCAGTGAAACCCCCGTGCCGCACGGGCCGAAGGAGGCCCTGGCCGACACCGTCTGGGACCTCGTGGCCACGCGCCTCACCTGA
- the rpoZ gene encoding DNA-directed RNA polymerase subunit omega, with product MSSSITAPEGIINPPIDELLEATDSKYSLVIYAAKRARQINAYYSQLGEGLLEYVGPLVDTHVHEKPLSIALREINAGLLTSEAVEGPAQ from the coding sequence GTGTCCTCTTCCATCACCGCGCCCGAGGGCATCATCAACCCGCCGATCGACGAGCTCCTCGAGGCCACCGACTCGAAGTACAGCCTCGTGATCTACGCGGCCAAGCGGGCCCGCCAGATCAACGCGTACTACTCGCAGCTCGGCGAGGGCCTCCTCGAGTACGTCGGTCCGCTCGTCGACACCCACGTCCACGAGAAGCCGCTCTCGATCGCCCTGCGCGAGATCAACGCCGGTCTGCTGACCTCCGAGGCCGTCGAGGGCCCGGCGCAGTAA
- the gmk gene encoding guanylate kinase, which yields MAVTPRGTTPVPPDARPRLTVLSGPSGVGKSTVVAHMRKEHPEVWLSVSATTRTPRPGEKHGVHYFFVTDEEMDKLIANGELLEWAEFAGNRYGTPRAAVAERLEAGEPVLLEIDLQGARLVRESMPEAQLVFLAPPTWEELVRRLTGRGTEPPEVIERRLEAAKIELAAESEFDVTLVNTSVEDVARELLALMDVV from the coding sequence ATGGCTGTAACACCCCGGGGGACGACCCCCGTACCCCCGGACGCACGTCCGCGGCTGACCGTGCTCTCCGGCCCCTCCGGGGTCGGCAAGAGCACGGTCGTCGCTCATATGCGCAAGGAGCACCCCGAGGTCTGGCTCTCGGTGTCGGCGACGACCCGGACGCCCCGCCCCGGGGAGAAGCACGGGGTCCACTACTTCTTCGTCACCGACGAGGAGATGGACAAGCTGATCGCCAACGGCGAGCTCCTGGAGTGGGCCGAGTTCGCCGGCAACCGCTACGGCACGCCGCGCGCCGCCGTGGCGGAGCGGCTGGAGGCCGGCGAACCCGTCCTCCTCGAGATCGACCTCCAGGGCGCCCGGCTGGTCCGCGAGTCCATGCCGGAGGCCCAGCTGGTGTTCCTGGCCCCGCCCACCTGGGAGGAGCTGGTGCGCCGGCTCACCGGTCGCGGCACGGAGCCGCCCGAGGTGATCGAGCGCCGGCTGGAGGCCGCGAAGATCGAACTCGCGGCCGAGTCGGAGTTCGACGTGACCCTTGTCAACACCTCCGTCGAGGACGTGGCGCGCGAGCTGCTAGCCTTGATGGACGTAGTGTGA
- a CDS encoding integration host factor — MALPPLTPEQRAAALEKAAAARRERAEVKNRLKHSGASLHEVIQQGQKNDVIGKMKVSALLESLPGVGKVRAKQIMERLGISESRRVRGLGSNQIASLEREFGSQAG; from the coding sequence GTGGCTCTTCCGCCCCTTACCCCCGAACAGCGCGCAGCCGCGCTCGAAAAGGCCGCCGCGGCTCGCCGGGAGCGGGCCGAGGTGAAGAATCGACTCAAGCACTCCGGCGCCTCCCTTCACGAGGTCATCCAGCAGGGCCAGAAGAACGACGTCATCGGCAAGATGAAGGTCTCCGCACTCCTGGAGTCCCTGCCGGGCGTGGGCAAGGTCCGCGCCAAGCAGATCATGGAGCGGCTCGGCATCTCCGAGAGCCGCCGGGTCCGCGGCCTCGGCTCCAACCAGATCGCCTCCCTGGAGCGCGAGTTCGGGAGCCAGGCCGGCTGA
- the pyrF gene encoding orotidine-5'-phosphate decarboxylase, translating to MTVMEPFGARLRRAMDERGPLCVGIDPHASLLADWGLNDDVTGLERFSRTVVEAVADRVAVLKPQSAFFERFGSRGIAVLEKSVQEARAAGALVVMDAKRGDIGSTMAAYAEAFLHKDAPLYSDALTVSPYLGYGSLRPAVELARESGAGLFVLALTSNPEGGEVQHAVRAGDGGGRNVGATVLAHLAAENAGEEPLGSFGAVVGATLGDLSSYDLAINGPLLAPGIGAQGATPADLPRVFGAALRDVVPNVSRGVLRHGPDAGALRTASDRFAEEVRAVVAAS from the coding sequence ATGACGGTGATGGAACCCTTCGGCGCACGGCTGCGCCGTGCCATGGACGAGCGCGGCCCGCTGTGCGTCGGCATCGACCCGCACGCCTCCCTGCTGGCCGACTGGGGCCTGAACGACGACGTGACCGGCCTGGAGCGGTTCAGCCGCACGGTCGTCGAGGCCGTGGCCGACCGGGTCGCCGTCCTGAAGCCGCAGAGCGCGTTCTTCGAGCGTTTCGGCTCGCGCGGCATCGCCGTCCTGGAGAAGTCGGTCCAGGAGGCGCGGGCGGCCGGCGCCCTCGTCGTCATGGACGCCAAGCGCGGCGACATCGGCTCCACCATGGCCGCCTACGCCGAGGCGTTCCTGCACAAGGACGCGCCCCTGTACTCGGACGCGCTCACCGTCTCGCCGTACCTGGGCTACGGGTCGCTGCGACCGGCCGTGGAGCTGGCCCGGGAGAGCGGCGCCGGGCTCTTCGTCCTCGCGCTCACCTCCAACCCGGAGGGCGGCGAGGTGCAGCACGCGGTGCGCGCCGGGGACGGCGGGGGCCGGAACGTGGGCGCCACGGTCCTGGCGCACCTGGCCGCCGAAAACGCGGGGGAGGAGCCGCTGGGCTCCTTCGGCGCGGTCGTCGGCGCGACGCTCGGCGACCTGTCGTCGTACGACCTGGCGATCAACGGCCCACTCCTGGCGCCCGGCATCGGCGCCCAGGGCGCCACGCCGGCCGATCTCCCGCGCGTCTTCGGCGCGGCGCTGCGCGACGTGGTGCCCAACGTCAGCCGGGGCGTGCTCCGGCACGGGCCCGACGCCGGGGCGCTGCGGACGGCCTCGGACCGCTTCGCGGAGGAGGTCAGGGCGGTTGTGGCGGCCTCTTGA
- a CDS encoding quinone-dependent dihydroorotate dehydrogenase, which produces MYPLFFRLVFSRMDPERAHHLAVRWIRLVARVPVLRTFVAAALAPRHKELRTEALGLRLHSPFGLAAGFDKNAVAVDGLAMLGFDHVEIGTVTGEPQPGNPKKRLFRLVPDRALINRMGFNNDGSAAVAARLAARTPVFRTVLGVNIGKTKVVPEGEAAADYVKSAERLAPHADYLVVNVSSPNTPGLRDLQATEALRPLLTAVREAADRAVTGRRVPLLVKIAPDLADEDVDAVADLAVELGLDGIIATNTTIAREGLGLRADASVVKETGGLSGAPLKERSLQVLRRLHARVGDRVTLVGVGGVEDAEDVWQRILAGATLVQGYSAFIYQGPFWGRAIHKGLAARLRTSPYATLADAVGADVRKHA; this is translated from the coding sequence ATGTACCCGCTCTTCTTCCGGCTCGTCTTCTCCCGCATGGACCCGGAACGCGCGCACCACCTGGCGGTGCGCTGGATCCGCCTCGTCGCCCGCGTCCCCGTGCTGCGCACGTTCGTCGCGGCGGCCCTCGCCCCCCGCCACAAGGAACTGCGCACCGAGGCGCTGGGGCTGCGCCTGCACAGTCCCTTCGGGCTCGCCGCCGGCTTCGACAAGAACGCCGTCGCCGTCGACGGACTGGCGATGCTCGGCTTCGACCACGTCGAGATCGGCACCGTCACCGGCGAACCGCAGCCCGGCAACCCGAAAAAGCGGCTGTTCCGCCTGGTGCCGGACCGGGCGCTGATCAACCGCATGGGCTTCAACAACGACGGCTCCGCCGCCGTCGCCGCCCGCCTGGCCGCCCGCACCCCCGTCTTCCGTACGGTGCTCGGCGTCAACATCGGCAAGACCAAGGTCGTCCCGGAGGGAGAGGCCGCCGCCGACTACGTGAAGTCCGCCGAGCGGCTCGCCCCGCACGCGGACTACCTCGTCGTCAACGTCTCCTCGCCCAACACCCCCGGCCTGCGCGACCTCCAGGCCACCGAGGCGCTGCGCCCGCTGCTGACCGCCGTCCGGGAGGCCGCCGACCGCGCGGTGACCGGACGCCGGGTGCCCCTGCTGGTCAAGATCGCGCCCGACCTGGCCGACGAGGACGTGGACGCCGTCGCCGACCTCGCCGTGGAACTCGGCCTGGACGGGATCATCGCCACCAACACCACCATCGCCCGCGAGGGCCTCGGACTGCGCGCCGACGCCTCGGTGGTGAAGGAGACCGGCGGGCTTTCCGGCGCCCCGCTCAAGGAACGCTCCCTTCAGGTGCTGCGCCGCCTGCACGCGCGCGTGGGCGACCGCGTCACCCTGGTCGGCGTCGGCGGCGTCGAGGACGCCGAGGACGTCTGGCAGCGCATCCTGGCCGGCGCCACCCTGGTCCAGGGCTACAGCGCCTTCATCTACCAGGGCCCCTTCTGGGGCCGCGCGATCCACAAGGGCCTCGCCGCCCGCCTGCGCACCAGCCCGTACGCCACCCTCGCCGACGCGGTCGGCGCCGACGTGAGGAAGCACGCATGA
- the carB gene encoding carbamoyl-phosphate synthase large subunit has translation MPKRTDIQSVLVIGSGPIVIGQAAEFDYSGTQACRVLKAEGLRVILVNSNPATIMTDPEIADATYVEPITPEFVEKIIAKENPDALLPTLGGQTALNTAISLHENGVLEKYGVELIGANVAAIHKGEDRDQFKLVVEEVRKKIGHGESARSVICHTMDDVLQGVDTLGGYPVVVRPSFTMGGAGSGFAHDEEELRRIAGTGLTLSPTTEVLLEESILGWKEYELELMRDRNDNVVVVCSIENFDPMGVHTGDSITVAPAMTLTDREYQILRDMGIAIIREVGVDTGGCNIQFAVNPEDGRVIVIEMNPRVSRSSALASKATGFPIAKIAAKLAVGYTLDEIPNDITEQTPASFEPTLDYVVVKAPRFAFEKFPSADSTLTTTMKSVGEAMAIGRNFTEAFQKALRSLEKKGSQFTFVGDPGDKAALLEEAVRPTDGRINAVMGAIRAGATPEEVFEATKIDPWFVDQLYLLKEIADELASVERLDAGLLAEAKRHGFSDQQIGEIRGLREDVVREVRHALGVRPVYKTVDTCAAEFAARTPYFYSSYDEESEVAPREKPAVIILGSGPNRIGQGIEFDYSCVHASFALSDAGYETVMVNCNPETVSTDYDTSDRLYFEPLTLEDVLEIVHAEQQAGPVAGVLVQLGGQTPLGLSQALKDNGVPVVGTSPEAIHAAEDRGAFGRVLAEAGLPAPKHGTATTFAEAKSIADEIGYPVLVRPSYVLGGRGMEIVYDETRLAAYIAESTEISPSRPVLVDRFLDDAIEIDVDALYDGTELYLGGVMEHIEEAGIHSGDSACALPPITLGGYDIKRLRASTEAIARGVGVRGLINIQFALSGDILYVLEANPRASRTVPFTSKATAVPLAKAAARISLGATVAELRAEGLLPRNGDGGTLPLDAPISVKEAVLPWSRFRDTSGRGVDTVLGPEMRSTGEVMGIDSVFGTAYAKSQAGAYGPLPTKGRAFISVANRDKRSMIFPARELVAHGFELLATSGTAEVLRRNGIDATVVRKQSEGPGPNGEKTIVQYIHDGEVDLIVNTPYGTGGRLDGYEIRTAAVSRSVPCLTTVQALAAAVQGIDALHAGGVGVRSLQEHAEFLTAARD, from the coding sequence GTGCCTAAGCGCACCGATATCCAGTCCGTCCTGGTCATCGGCTCCGGCCCGATCGTCATCGGCCAGGCCGCCGAGTTCGACTACTCCGGCACCCAGGCGTGCCGCGTCCTCAAGGCCGAGGGCCTGCGGGTGATCCTGGTCAACTCCAACCCGGCGACGATCATGACCGACCCGGAGATCGCCGACGCCACCTACGTCGAGCCGATCACCCCGGAGTTCGTCGAGAAGATCATCGCCAAGGAGAACCCCGACGCGCTGCTGCCCACCCTGGGCGGTCAGACGGCCCTGAACACGGCGATCTCCCTGCACGAGAACGGCGTCCTGGAGAAGTACGGCGTCGAGCTGATCGGCGCCAACGTGGCGGCCATCCACAAGGGCGAGGACCGCGACCAGTTCAAGCTGGTCGTCGAGGAGGTCCGCAAGAAGATCGGGCACGGCGAGTCCGCCCGCTCGGTCATCTGCCACACCATGGACGACGTCCTCCAGGGCGTCGACACCCTCGGCGGCTACCCCGTCGTCGTCCGTCCCTCCTTCACCATGGGCGGCGCCGGCTCCGGCTTCGCCCACGACGAGGAGGAGTTGCGCCGCATCGCCGGCACCGGCCTCACCCTCTCGCCGACCACCGAGGTGCTCCTGGAGGAGTCCATCCTCGGCTGGAAGGAGTACGAGCTGGAGCTGATGCGCGACCGGAACGACAACGTCGTGGTCGTCTGCTCCATCGAGAACTTCGACCCCATGGGCGTGCACACCGGTGACTCCATCACCGTCGCCCCGGCGATGACGCTCACCGACCGCGAGTACCAGATCCTGCGCGACATGGGCATCGCGATCATCCGCGAGGTCGGCGTCGACACCGGCGGCTGCAACATCCAGTTCGCGGTCAACCCGGAAGACGGCCGGGTCATCGTCATCGAGATGAACCCCCGGGTGTCGCGGTCCTCGGCGCTCGCCTCCAAGGCGACCGGTTTCCCCATTGCCAAGATCGCCGCCAAGCTCGCCGTCGGCTACACCCTCGACGAGATCCCCAACGACATCACCGAGCAGACCCCGGCCTCCTTCGAACCCACGCTCGACTACGTCGTCGTCAAGGCCCCGCGGTTCGCCTTCGAGAAGTTCCCCTCCGCCGACTCCACGCTGACCACCACCATGAAGTCGGTCGGCGAGGCCATGGCGATCGGCCGGAACTTCACCGAGGCCTTCCAGAAGGCGCTGCGCTCCCTGGAGAAGAAGGGCAGCCAGTTCACCTTCGTCGGCGACCCCGGCGACAAGGCGGCGCTCCTCGAAGAGGCCGTGCGCCCCACCGACGGCCGGATCAACGCCGTCATGGGCGCCATCCGCGCGGGCGCCACCCCCGAGGAGGTCTTCGAGGCCACCAAGATCGACCCCTGGTTCGTCGACCAGCTCTACCTCCTCAAGGAGATCGCCGACGAGCTCGCCTCCGTCGAGCGCCTGGACGCCGGTCTGCTCGCCGAGGCCAAGCGGCACGGCTTCTCCGACCAGCAGATCGGCGAGATCCGCGGCCTGCGCGAGGACGTGGTGCGCGAGGTGCGGCACGCGCTGGGCGTACGCCCCGTCTACAAGACGGTCGACACCTGCGCCGCCGAGTTCGCCGCCCGGACGCCGTACTTCTACTCCTCCTACGACGAGGAGAGCGAGGTCGCCCCGCGCGAGAAGCCCGCGGTGATCATCCTGGGCTCGGGTCCGAACCGCATCGGCCAGGGCATCGAGTTCGACTACTCCTGCGTCCACGCCTCCTTCGCGCTGAGCGACGCCGGCTACGAGACCGTGATGGTCAACTGCAACCCGGAGACCGTCTCCACCGACTACGACACCTCCGACCGGCTCTACTTCGAGCCGCTCACCCTGGAGGACGTCCTGGAGATCGTCCACGCCGAGCAGCAGGCCGGCCCCGTCGCGGGCGTCCTGGTCCAGCTCGGCGGCCAGACCCCGCTCGGCCTCTCGCAGGCCCTCAAGGACAACGGCGTGCCCGTCGTCGGCACCTCCCCGGAGGCCATCCACGCCGCCGAGGACCGCGGCGCCTTCGGCCGCGTGCTCGCCGAGGCCGGACTGCCCGCCCCCAAGCACGGCACCGCCACCACCTTCGCCGAGGCCAAGTCCATCGCCGACGAGATCGGCTACCCGGTGCTGGTGCGGCCCTCCTACGTGCTCGGCGGACGCGGCATGGAGATCGTCTACGACGAGACCCGGCTGGCGGCGTACATCGCCGAGTCCACCGAGATCAGCCCCTCCCGGCCGGTCCTGGTCGACCGCTTCCTCGACGACGCCATAGAGATCGACGTCGACGCCCTCTACGACGGCACCGAGCTCTACCTCGGCGGCGTCATGGAGCACATCGAGGAGGCCGGCATCCACTCCGGCGACTCCGCCTGCGCCCTGCCCCCGATCACCCTCGGCGGCTACGACATCAAGCGGCTGCGCGCCTCCACCGAGGCCATCGCACGCGGGGTCGGCGTCCGCGGACTGATCAACATCCAGTTCGCGCTCTCCGGCGACATCCTCTACGTCCTGGAGGCCAACCCGCGCGCCTCCCGCACGGTGCCCTTCACCTCCAAGGCGACCGCGGTGCCGCTGGCCAAGGCCGCCGCCCGCATCTCGCTCGGCGCCACCGTCGCCGAACTGCGCGCCGAGGGGCTCCTGCCGAGGAACGGCGACGGCGGCACCCTGCCGCTGGACGCGCCGATCTCCGTCAAGGAGGCCGTACTGCCCTGGAGCCGCTTCCGGGACACCTCCGGTCGCGGCGTCGACACCGTGCTCGGCCCCGAGATGCGTTCCACCGGCGAGGTCATGGGCATCGACTCCGTCTTCGGCACGGCGTACGCCAAGTCGCAGGCCGGCGCCTACGGCCCGCTGCCCACCAAGGGCCGCGCGTTCATCTCGGTCGCCAACCGCGACAAGCGCTCCATGATCTTCCCGGCCCGCGAACTGGTCGCCCACGGCTTCGAACTGCTCGCCACCTCCGGCACCGCCGAGGTGCTGCGGCGCAACGGCATCGACGCCACCGTCGTGCGCAAGCAGTCCGAGGGCCCCGGCCCGAACGGCGAGAAGACCATCGTCCAGTACATCCACGACGGCGAGGTCGACCTCATCGTCAACACCCCGTACGGCACCGGCGGCCGCCTCGACGGCTACGAGATCCGCACGGCGGCCGTGTCCCGCTCCGTGCCCTGCCTGACGACGGTCCAGGCGCTGGCCGCCGCCGTCCAGGGCATCGACGCCCTCCACGCCGGCGGCGTAGGGGTGCGCTCCTTGCAGGAACACGCCGAATTCCTGACCGCGGCCCGCGACTGA
- the carA gene encoding glutamine-hydrolyzing carbamoyl-phosphate synthase small subunit: MTTSTRGAKVPAVLVLEDGRIFRGRAYGAVGETFGEAVFSTGMTGYQETLTDPSYRRQVVVMTAPHVGNTGVNDEDPESRQIWVAGYVVRDPARVPSSWRNRRTLDEELAGQGVVGISGIDTRALTRHLRERGAMRVGIFSGDAVRDDVTLLARVQEAPQMKGASLYEEVTTPEAYVVPAQGEKKFTVAAIDLGIKGMTPHRMAERGIEVHVLPATATLDEVYAVAPDGVFFSNGPGDPATADHPVSLMRGVLERGTPLFGICFGNQLLGRALGFGTYKLKYGHRGINQPVQDRTTGKVEVTAHNHGFAVDAPTDKVSETPFGRAEVSHVCLNDNVVEGLQLLDKPAFSVQYHPEAAAGPHDAAYLFDRFTSLMEGQRA; the protein is encoded by the coding sequence ATGACCACCTCCACAAGGGGAGCCAAGGTTCCCGCCGTACTCGTCCTGGAGGACGGCCGTATCTTCCGCGGCCGTGCCTACGGGGCCGTGGGGGAGACCTTCGGCGAAGCGGTGTTCTCCACCGGCATGACCGGCTACCAGGAGACCCTGACCGACCCCTCGTACCGCCGCCAGGTCGTCGTGATGACCGCCCCGCACGTCGGCAACACCGGCGTCAACGACGAGGACCCCGAGTCCCGGCAGATCTGGGTCGCCGGCTACGTCGTGCGGGACCCCGCGCGCGTGCCCTCCAGCTGGCGCAACCGGCGCACCCTCGACGAGGAGCTGGCCGGCCAGGGCGTCGTCGGCATCTCCGGCATCGACACCCGCGCCCTCACCCGCCATCTGCGCGAGCGCGGCGCCATGCGCGTCGGCATCTTCAGCGGCGACGCCGTGCGGGACGACGTCACCCTGCTGGCCCGGGTCCAGGAGGCCCCCCAGATGAAGGGCGCCAGCCTCTACGAGGAGGTCACCACCCCGGAGGCGTACGTCGTCCCGGCGCAGGGTGAGAAGAAGTTCACCGTCGCCGCGATCGACCTCGGCATCAAGGGCATGACCCCCCACCGCATGGCCGAGCGCGGCATCGAGGTGCACGTCCTGCCCGCCACCGCCACGCTCGACGAGGTCTACGCGGTCGCCCCGGACGGCGTGTTCTTCTCCAACGGCCCGGGCGACCCGGCCACCGCCGACCACCCCGTCTCGCTCATGCGGGGCGTCCTGGAGCGCGGCACGCCGCTGTTCGGCATCTGTTTCGGCAACCAGCTCCTCGGCCGCGCCCTCGGCTTCGGCACCTACAAGCTGAAGTACGGCCACCGCGGCATCAACCAGCCCGTGCAGGACCGTACGACCGGCAAGGTCGAGGTCACCGCGCACAACCACGGCTTCGCCGTCGACGCCCCCACCGACAAGGTCTCCGAGACCCCCTTCGGCCGCGCCGAGGTCTCCCACGTCTGCCTCAACGACAACGTGGTGGAGGGCCTCCAGCTCCTCGACAAGCCGGCCTTCAGCGTCCAGTACCACCCCGAGGCGGCGGCCGGACCGCACGACGCCGCCTACCTGTTCGACCGTTTCACGTCTTTGATGGAGGGCCAGCGTGCCTAA
- a CDS encoding PH-like domain-containing protein, giving the protein MTTLQLLAAEQKSAEVTDWAARIGWLIGIALVVALVYWLMREGWKWRGTLQNDLPELATAPEDPGPVRLTMSGRYHGSTTAGQWLDRIVARGLGTRSRAELTLTDAGLDVVRPGAADFFVPAAALRGARLDKGIAGKVLSEGGLLVVTWQHGDKAIDSGFRSDHAAEHLEWVEALNHMINKTETEGAR; this is encoded by the coding sequence GTGACAACTCTGCAGCTGCTGGCCGCCGAACAGAAATCGGCGGAAGTGACCGACTGGGCCGCCCGCATCGGCTGGCTGATCGGCATCGCCCTTGTCGTCGCGCTCGTCTACTGGCTGATGCGCGAGGGCTGGAAATGGCGCGGCACCCTCCAGAACGACCTCCCGGAGCTCGCCACCGCGCCGGAGGACCCGGGCCCGGTCAGACTGACGATGAGCGGCCGCTACCACGGCTCCACCACCGCCGGGCAGTGGCTCGACCGCATCGTCGCGCGCGGCCTGGGCACCCGCAGCCGCGCCGAGCTCACCCTGACGGACGCCGGACTGGACGTCGTACGCCCCGGGGCGGCCGACTTCTTCGTCCCGGCCGCCGCGCTGCGCGGGGCCCGGCTCGACAAGGGCATCGCCGGCAAGGTCCTCTCCGAGGGCGGGCTGCTGGTCGTCACCTGGCAGCACGGCGACAAGGCGATCGACTCCGGGTTCCGCTCCGACCACGCGGCCGAGCACCTGGAGTGGGTCGAGGCCCTGAACCACATGATCAACAAGACGGAAACGGAAGGCGCACGATGA
- a CDS encoding dihydroorotase produces MSKTLIRGAKVLGGAPQEVLIDGETIMQIGPDLPAADTGGAEIVEADGKVLLPGLVDLHTHLREPGREDSETVLTGTRAAASGGYTAVFAMANTFPVADTAGVVEQVYRLGREHGYCDVQPIGAVTVGLDGRKLAELGAMHDSAAGVTVFSDDGKCVHDAVIMRRALEYVKAFGGVVAQHAQEPRLTEGAQMNEGVVSAELGLGGWPAVAEESIIARDVLLADHVGSRVHICHLSTAGSVEIVRWAKSRGIRVTAEVTPHHLLLTDELVRSYNPVYKVNPPLRTEADVRALREALADGTIDIVATDHAPHPHEDKDCEWAAAAMGMVGLETALSVVQETMVETGLLDWAGVAARMSVTPAEIGQAHGHGRPVSAGEPANLTLVDTAYRGQVDPAGFASRSRNTPYEGRALPGRVTHTWLRGRATLVDGKLT; encoded by the coding sequence ATGAGCAAGACCCTGATCCGCGGTGCGAAGGTGCTCGGCGGCGCGCCGCAGGAAGTCCTGATCGACGGCGAAACGATCATGCAGATCGGCCCGGACCTCCCCGCCGCCGACACCGGGGGCGCGGAGATCGTCGAGGCCGACGGCAAGGTGCTGCTGCCGGGCCTGGTCGACCTGCACACCCATCTGCGCGAGCCCGGCCGCGAGGACTCCGAGACGGTGCTGACCGGTACCCGCGCGGCCGCCTCCGGCGGCTACACGGCCGTCTTCGCCATGGCCAACACCTTCCCGGTCGCCGACACCGCCGGCGTGGTCGAACAGGTGTACCGGCTCGGCCGGGAGCACGGTTACTGCGACGTCCAGCCCATCGGCGCCGTCACCGTCGGCCTGGACGGCAGGAAGCTCGCCGAGCTCGGCGCCATGCACGACTCGGCGGCCGGCGTCACCGTCTTCTCCGACGACGGCAAGTGCGTCCACGACGCCGTGATCATGCGCCGCGCCCTGGAGTACGTGAAAGCGTTCGGCGGCGTCGTCGCCCAGCACGCCCAGGAACCGCGGCTCACCGAGGGCGCCCAGATGAACGAGGGCGTCGTCTCCGCCGAGCTCGGCCTCGGCGGCTGGCCCGCCGTCGCCGAGGAGTCGATCATCGCCCGGGACGTGCTCCTCGCCGACCACGTCGGCTCCCGCGTCCACATCTGCCACCTGTCCACCGCGGGCAGCGTCGAGATCGTCCGCTGGGCGAAGTCGCGCGGCATCCGGGTCACCGCCGAGGTCACCCCGCACCACCTGCTCCTCACCGACGAACTGGTGCGCAGCTACAACCCGGTCTACAAGGTCAACCCGCCGCTGCGCACCGAGGCCGACGTGCGGGCGCTGCGCGAGGCACTGGCCGACGGCACCATCGACATCGTCGCCACCGACCACGCCCCGCACCCGCACGAGGACAAGGACTGCGAGTGGGCCGCCGCCGCCATGGGCATGGTCGGCCTGGAGACCGCGCTGTCAGTGGTCCAGGAGACGATGGTGGAGACCGGGCTGCTGGACTGGGCCGGGGTCGCCGCGCGCATGTCCGTCACGCCCGCCGAGATCGGACAGGCGCACGGCCACGGCCGGCCCGTCTCGGCAGGTGAGCCCGCCAACCTCACCCTGGTCGACACGGCATACCGTGGGCAGGTGGACCCCGCGGGCTTCGCCTCGCGCAGCCGCAACACCCCGTACGAGGGCCGCGCGCTGCCGGGCCGTGTCACCCACACCTGGCTCCGGGGCAGGGCCACGCTCGTCGACGGGAAGCTCACGTGA